In Reinekea thalattae, a genomic segment contains:
- a CDS encoding LuxR C-terminal-related transcriptional regulator: MARVLIIDDHPLFRDALRLSLMQKPKELALGEENAIDFSESFEQARRVLNHDAEIELVLLDLHLPGIDGFWGLLELRKQFPHIAVLIISGNDEPSVIAKSRVCGAVGFISKSLAADSILHGVRDVLQGMEFWPENMVEPDADFIDVPLRINDLTDQQMRVLRHLQEGRLNKQIAYDLDISEATVKAHVTAIFRKLKVLNRTQAVIMANRLDVDPPSTI; the protein is encoded by the coding sequence ATGGCTCGAGTTCTAATAATTGATGATCACCCATTGTTTCGCGATGCATTAAGATTATCGCTGATGCAAAAGCCTAAAGAGTTAGCATTGGGTGAAGAAAATGCGATTGATTTTTCAGAGTCATTCGAACAGGCGCGGCGTGTGCTCAACCATGATGCTGAAATTGAGCTAGTGTTGCTCGATCTACACCTACCTGGCATTGATGGTTTTTGGGGGCTGTTAGAGCTTCGCAAACAGTTTCCACATATTGCGGTGTTAATTATTTCAGGCAATGACGAACCCAGTGTTATCGCCAAATCTCGGGTTTGTGGTGCTGTTGGTTTTATTTCTAAATCGTTAGCCGCCGACAGTATTTTGCATGGCGTGCGCGATGTGTTGCAGGGCATGGAATTTTGGCCAGAAAATATGGTCGAACCGGACGCTGACTTTATCGATGTACCGTTGCGAATTAACGATTTGACTGATCAACAGATGCGTGTGTTACGCCATCTGCAAGAAGGTCGTTTAAATAAACAAATCGCCTATGACCTCGATATATCTGAAGCGACGGTCAAGGCTCACGTCACGGCGATCTTTAGAAAACTAAAGGTACTTAACCGAACGCAGGCGGTTATTATGGCGAATCGTCTGGATGTTGATCCGCCAAGTACAATTTAA
- the fbaA gene encoding class II fructose-bisphosphate aldolase yields the protein MTKVLDVVKPGVVSGDDLQKLLEVCKSEGFALPAVNVVNTDTINAVMEAAAKVNSPVFIQFSNGGAAFLAGKGLKGEGQENQIRGAVAGAKYVHAMAEAYGIPVILHTDHAAKKLLPWIDGLLDAGEEHFAQTGKPLFSSHMLDLSEEPLEENLEICAEYLKRMDKLGMTIEIELGITGGEEDGVDNSDVDQADLYTKPEEVARAYEVLSAISPRFTIAASFGNVHGVYKPGNVKLKPAILDASQKYCSDKFGLPEKGLTFVFHGGSGSSADEIAEAISYGVVKMNIDTDTQWANWNGVLDYYQANEAYLQGQIGNPTGEDAPNKKYYDPRAWLRKAQESMVTRLEQAFSELNAIDRN from the coding sequence ATGACAAAAGTTCTAGATGTCGTAAAACCCGGTGTAGTTTCTGGAGACGATCTGCAAAAACTGCTTGAAGTCTGTAAATCTGAAGGCTTTGCCTTGCCCGCGGTAAACGTTGTTAATACCGATACAATTAATGCGGTTATGGAAGCAGCGGCTAAGGTTAATTCACCTGTTTTTATTCAGTTTTCTAATGGCGGTGCAGCGTTTCTTGCCGGTAAAGGTTTGAAGGGTGAAGGCCAAGAAAATCAAATTCGCGGCGCGGTTGCTGGTGCGAAATACGTGCATGCTATGGCCGAAGCCTACGGCATTCCGGTTATTCTGCACACAGACCACGCGGCCAAAAAATTACTGCCTTGGATTGATGGCTTGCTTGACGCTGGTGAAGAGCACTTTGCTCAAACCGGTAAGCCTCTGTTCTCATCACATATGCTTGATCTATCCGAAGAGCCGTTAGAAGAGAATTTAGAGATCTGTGCAGAGTACTTAAAGCGCATGGATAAGCTGGGCATGACCATTGAAATTGAATTGGGCATTACTGGTGGTGAAGAAGACGGTGTCGACAACAGCGATGTTGATCAGGCTGACCTATACACCAAGCCTGAAGAAGTGGCGCGTGCTTATGAAGTTTTGAGTGCTATTTCTCCTCGTTTCACCATTGCTGCTTCATTCGGTAATGTTCACGGTGTTTATAAGCCGGGTAACGTTAAGTTGAAGCCAGCTATTCTGGACGCGTCGCAAAAATACTGTTCTGATAAATTTGGTTTACCAGAAAAAGGCTTAACCTTTGTGTTCCACGGTGGTTCAGGCTCAAGTGCTGACGAAATTGCTGAAGCGATCAGCTACGGTGTTGTAAAAATGAACATCGACACTGATACTCAGTGGGCAAATTGGAATGGTGTGTTGGATTATTACCAAGCGAATGAGGCCTATTTGCAAGGCCAGATTGGTAATCCAACCGGTGAAGATGCGCCAAACAAAAAGTATTACGACCCTCGTGCATGGTTGCGCAAAGCGCAAGAAAGCATGGTTACTCGATTAGAGCAGGCGTTTAGTGAGCTGAACGCTATAGATCGTAACTAA
- a CDS encoding lysophospholipid acyltransferase family protein: protein MLSVSFTMLWCAVFGVIGYLVPLPRRYYVVIGGWAKVIHALSRLFLGIQVRVHGRENIPKEPSIIVSNHQSAWETFFLQHLFQPQSQVAKSSLLKIPFFGWAYATCKPIAIDRSKRREAMQQIIEQGRERIAQGFSILIFPEGTRSLPNAPLPFKKGGAVLALATGTHIVPVTHNSGSFWHNDRFVKTPGTVDVFIHPVVKVEGQPAEQIMAEVEAIVLSKLK, encoded by the coding sequence ATGCTGAGCGTGAGCTTTACCATGCTTTGGTGTGCTGTATTTGGCGTGATCGGCTATTTAGTGCCTCTGCCTCGACGTTATTACGTCGTTATTGGTGGTTGGGCTAAGGTAATCCATGCGCTGAGTCGGCTGTTTCTAGGAATACAGGTTCGCGTTCACGGCCGTGAAAATATCCCTAAAGAGCCCAGTATCATTGTCTCTAACCATCAATCTGCATGGGAAACCTTTTTCTTACAGCACTTGTTTCAACCGCAGTCACAGGTTGCAAAATCCAGTTTGCTGAAGATTCCGTTTTTTGGTTGGGCTTATGCCACCTGTAAGCCGATTGCTATCGATCGCAGCAAGCGCCGAGAAGCGATGCAGCAAATCATTGAGCAGGGTCGTGAGCGCATTGCTCAGGGCTTTTCGATATTGATTTTTCCTGAGGGAACACGAAGCTTGCCGAATGCACCGTTGCCGTTTAAAAAGGGCGGCGCTGTCTTGGCGTTGGCAACAGGAACTCATATTGTGCCGGTAACGCACAATTCAGGCTCTTTTTGGCACAACGATCGGTTTGTTAAAACGCCTGGTACGGTTGACGTCTTTATTCATCCGGTTGTGAAAGTGGAAGGTCAGCCAGCTGAACAGATCATGGCTGAAGTCGAAGCTATTGTGTTGTCTAAGCTAAAATAA
- the glnK gene encoding P-II family nitrogen regulator — protein MKLVSAIIKPFKLDDVREALSEIGVQGITVTEVKGFGRQKGHTELYRGAEYVVDFLPKVKVEVAISDDVVDQTIEAISKAANTGKIGDGKIFVAPLEQTVRIRTGETGDEAI, from the coding sequence ATGAAATTAGTTTCCGCAATAATTAAGCCCTTCAAATTGGATGATGTTCGTGAAGCATTATCTGAAATTGGAGTTCAGGGCATAACAGTTACAGAAGTAAAGGGTTTCGGCCGTCAAAAAGGTCATACTGAGTTATATCGTGGTGCCGAATACGTTGTTGATTTCTTGCCGAAAGTAAAAGTTGAAGTTGCTATCAGTGACGATGTGGTTGATCAAACCATCGAAGCGATTTCTAAAGCAGCTAACACAGGTAAAATTGGCGATGGCAAAATTTTTGTTGCGCCATTAGAGCAAACAGTTCGAATTCGTACCGGTGAAACCGGCGACGAAGCGATCTAA
- a CDS encoding DUF2058 domain-containing protein produces MSKSIADQLLGLGLADKKQIQKDKAEKRKADKQSRKHKDANDDEAKLAVEAARKKKLEHDRQLNLARQAQADKKAVLAQVKQMVESAKIHSDDGDIKYNFADRLDNKIKSIYVTDAVQQDLSRGRLAIAVSDGRYYVITKEVADKIAERSENSIVFIADANNDAPDEDDPYKDFVIPDDLMW; encoded by the coding sequence ATGTCTAAATCGATCGCTGATCAATTATTGGGACTCGGCTTAGCGGATAAAAAGCAGATTCAGAAAGATAAGGCCGAAAAACGTAAGGCCGATAAGCAGTCGCGTAAACATAAAGATGCAAATGACGATGAAGCAAAATTAGCTGTCGAAGCGGCGCGTAAAAAGAAATTAGAGCATGACCGACAGTTAAATCTAGCACGCCAAGCGCAAGCAGATAAGAAAGCGGTTCTGGCACAAGTTAAGCAAATGGTTGAGTCCGCTAAGATTCATTCGGATGACGGTGACATCAAATATAACTTTGCTGATCGGCTGGATAATAAGATTAAATCTATTTACGTCACTGACGCCGTTCAGCAAGACTTATCTCGAGGTCGACTTGCCATTGCTGTTAGCGATGGTCGTTACTATGTGATCACAAAAGAAGTCGCAGATAAGATTGCAGAGCGCAGCGAAAACAGCATTGTATTTATTGCGGATGCCAATAACGATGCACCAGACGAAGACGACCCTTACAAAGACTTTGTTATTCCCGATGATTTAATGTGGTAG
- the udk gene encoding uridine kinase, with protein MKTKPLFIGIAGASASGKSLLSKTIHYELQYELGEEAVSIIKEDSYYKERSDISFEEREQINYDHPNAFDHDLLIEHLQALENKQEISVPVYDYTQHNRSKETVDLQPSRVVIVEGILLLHDKRIRQRLDAKVFIDTDLDICLLRRLKRDIEERGRTMDSVLEQYKRTVRPMFLEFVQPSKQYADIIVPRGGKNRVVIEMLKARIQQMLN; from the coding sequence ATGAAAACAAAGCCTCTTTTTATCGGCATTGCGGGTGCATCAGCATCTGGCAAAAGCCTACTGTCTAAAACGATCCATTACGAACTGCAGTACGAATTAGGCGAAGAGGCTGTATCGATCATCAAAGAGGACAGCTATTACAAAGAGCGCAGCGACATCAGCTTCGAAGAGCGCGAGCAGATCAACTACGACCATCCAAACGCCTTTGATCACGACCTGTTAATCGAGCACCTACAAGCTCTCGAGAACAAGCAAGAGATCTCTGTTCCGGTCTACGACTACACGCAACATAATCGCTCTAAAGAAACCGTCGACTTGCAACCTAGCCGAGTCGTCATCGTCGAAGGCATCCTATTACTGCACGACAAGCGAATCCGCCAACGCCTAGATGCCAAAGTCTTTATCGATACTGACTTAGATATTTGCCTACTTAGACGACTTAAACGCGATATAGAAGAGCGCGGCCGCACCATGGATTCAGTGCTGGAACAATACAAGCGGACAGTACGACCGATGTTTTTGGAGTTTGTACAACCCTCGAAACAATACGCTGACATCATTGTGCCTCGCGGCGGTAAAAATCGAGTCGTCATTGAGATGCTGAAAGCCCGAATTCAGCAGATGCTCAACTAA
- a CDS encoding phosphoglycerate kinase: MSVIKMTDLDLAGKRVFIRADLNVPVKDGKVTSDARILASLPTIQHCLEAGAKVMVTSHLGRPTEGEYAEEFSLQPVVNYLNDALDCDVKLAKDYLDGIELNAGELVVLENVRFNKGEKKNDDELSKKYAALCDIFVMDAFGTAHRAQASTHGVGMFADVACAGPLLANELEALAKAMDKPARPMVAIVGGSKVSTKLTVLESLSKVADQLVVGGGIANTFIAAAGHNVGKSLYEADLVGTAKKLMDECAIPVATDVACAKAFDENAAAEIKKVEDVSDDDMIFDLGPDSIAVLADILKDAKTILWNGPVGVFEFKNFEAGTAGISKAIAESEGFSVAGGGDTLAAIDKFGIKADVSYISTGGGAFLEFVEGKVLPAVAMLEERAK; the protein is encoded by the coding sequence ATGTCTGTAATTAAGATGACTGATCTGGACTTGGCCGGTAAGCGTGTGTTTATCCGCGCCGACCTTAATGTTCCAGTTAAAGATGGCAAAGTAACATCGGATGCGCGAATTCTCGCTTCTTTACCTACAATTCAACATTGCCTAGAAGCTGGCGCAAAAGTGATGGTTACCTCACACCTTGGTCGTCCTACCGAAGGTGAATACGCCGAAGAGTTTTCTTTGCAGCCCGTTGTTAACTACCTTAACGACGCCTTAGATTGTGATGTTAAATTAGCAAAAGATTACTTAGACGGCATCGAACTGAACGCTGGTGAGTTGGTCGTACTAGAAAACGTTCGCTTCAATAAAGGCGAAAAGAAGAACGATGACGAGCTGTCTAAAAAATACGCAGCATTGTGCGATATTTTTGTCATGGACGCCTTTGGTACTGCGCACCGCGCTCAGGCATCAACTCATGGTGTTGGTATGTTTGCCGATGTTGCTTGTGCTGGCCCGCTATTGGCGAATGAGCTTGAAGCACTTGCTAAAGCAATGGATAAGCCGGCTCGACCAATGGTCGCGATTGTCGGTGGTTCTAAGGTTTCAACCAAACTGACGGTATTGGAATCACTATCGAAAGTAGCTGATCAGCTTGTTGTTGGTGGTGGTATTGCGAATACCTTTATTGCAGCAGCAGGTCATAACGTTGGTAAATCTCTGTATGAAGCCGATTTAGTCGGTACTGCGAAAAAGCTAATGGATGAGTGCGCGATTCCAGTTGCAACCGATGTTGCTTGTGCCAAAGCGTTTGATGAAAACGCAGCAGCAGAAATCAAAAAGGTCGAAGATGTTTCTGATGACGACATGATTTTTGACTTAGGCCCTGACTCAATCGCTGTTCTAGCCGATATTTTGAAAGACGCCAAGACCATTTTGTGGAACGGCCCAGTCGGCGTATTCGAATTTAAGAACTTTGAAGCCGGTACAGCAGGTATCTCTAAAGCGATCGCTGAATCAGAAGGTTTCTCAGTTGCTGGTGGTGGCGACACTCTAGCGGCTATTGATAAATTTGGCATTAAGGCTGATGTTTCTTACATCTCAACAGGTGGTGGTGCTTTCCTTGAATTTGTTGAAGGAAAAGTCTTACCAGCGGTTGCAATGTTGGAAGAGCGCGCCAAGTAA
- the rpmG gene encoding 50S ribosomal protein L33, whose product MPRDKIRLVSSAGTGYFYTTDKNKRNTPDKLEFKKYDPKVRKHVIFKEAKIK is encoded by the coding sequence ATGCCACGTGATAAGATTCGTCTAGTAAGTTCTGCAGGTACTGGTTATTTCTATACCACTGATAAGAACAAGCGTAATACGCCGGATAAACTAGAATTTAAAAAATACGATCCTAAAGTACGTAAACACGTTATCTTTAAGGAAGCTAAAATCAAGTAA
- the rpmB gene encoding 50S ribosomal protein L28, with translation MSKVCQVTGKRPVTGNNVSHSQIKTKRRFLPNLHTHRFWVESEKRFVKLRISTKGMRIIDKKGIESVLADLRARGEKV, from the coding sequence ATGTCTAAAGTTTGCCAAGTTACAGGTAAGCGTCCTGTAACAGGGAATAATGTTTCCCACTCACAGATCAAAACTAAGCGTCGGTTCTTACCGAATCTTCACACTCACCGTTTTTGGGTTGAGAGTGAAAAGCGCTTCGTTAAATTGCGTATCTCTACTAAAGGTATGCGTATTATCGATAAAAAGGGTATTGAGTCTGTACTAGCAGATCTACGTGCCCGTGGTGAAAAAGTTTAA
- the radC gene encoding RadC family protein, producing MSIKQWPESQRPREKLLNQGAEALSDAELLAIFLRTGIPGLDAVSLSQKILNRFGSIASLFQVDLAEFCQGPGLGPAKFVQLQAVLEMSRRYLRTELQSRKALTSPTDTRNFLLAQMQALPREQFSCIWLDSQHRVLRFETLFYGTIDSAAVYPREVVKAALACNAAAVILAHNHPSGVAEPSSADQLITERIRSALDLVDVRLLDHMVVGQGVVISFAERGLI from the coding sequence GAGAGCCAAAGACCCAGAGAAAAACTGTTAAATCAGGGCGCAGAGGCGCTTTCGGATGCCGAACTGTTGGCGATTTTTTTACGAACCGGCATTCCCGGCTTAGATGCTGTGTCCTTATCGCAGAAAATCCTCAATAGGTTTGGCTCGATTGCTAGCCTGTTTCAGGTCGATTTAGCGGAATTTTGCCAAGGGCCAGGTCTTGGTCCGGCAAAGTTTGTGCAGTTGCAGGCCGTATTGGAGATGAGTCGGCGTTATTTGCGTACCGAGCTGCAATCGCGAAAAGCGTTAACATCGCCAACCGACACTCGAAATTTTCTATTGGCTCAAATGCAGGCTTTACCGCGTGAACAGTTCAGTTGTATCTGGTTAGACAGTCAACACCGCGTTTTGCGCTTCGAAACGCTGTTTTACGGCACAATCGACAGTGCCGCTGTGTATCCACGCGAAGTAGTTAAGGCGGCTCTGGCCTGTAATGCCGCAGCGGTCATATTGGCGCATAATCATCCCAGCGGAGTGGCGGAGCCAAGTTCGGCCGATCAGCTCATTACCGAGCGGATTCGAAGCGCCTTGGACTTGGTCGATGTGCGTTTATTGGATCATATGGTGGTCGGTCAGGGCGTGGTCATCAGCTTTGCCGAAAGAGGGCTGATTTGA
- a CDS encoding DsbA family protein, with product MKAVKLFRPISLATLIMASTSTALVAEEFEKSDIEQIVHQYIIDNPEVVAEAIYKLQNQAKEEQARQEALSLKQMTAQLTNNPIDPVGGNPNGSVTIVEFFDYNCGYCKRANGTLQQLIADNPDLKVVYKEWPILSEGSAKASNIALAVNLAYPDKYQAFHRALLESRSVRTENDAWAVVERVGLDRAKVEKELSNGDIAKHLQETKYLAQQLGITGTPAFVVGGQILKGAYPQEDIQRAIDAAKES from the coding sequence ATGAAAGCAGTTAAGTTGTTCCGACCTATCAGCCTCGCCACACTCATTATGGCTAGCACGAGTACAGCCCTAGTAGCTGAAGAATTTGAAAAGAGTGATATTGAGCAGATTGTGCATCAATACATTATCGACAACCCAGAAGTTGTCGCTGAAGCCATCTACAAGCTACAAAACCAGGCAAAAGAAGAGCAAGCTCGACAAGAGGCGCTATCACTCAAGCAGATGACGGCACAGCTCACGAACAACCCAATAGATCCTGTTGGCGGAAACCCAAACGGCAGTGTAACCATTGTTGAGTTTTTCGATTACAACTGCGGTTATTGCAAGCGAGCCAATGGCACGCTACAGCAGTTGATTGCGGATAATCCTGATTTAAAAGTCGTTTACAAGGAATGGCCGATCTTATCGGAAGGCTCTGCTAAAGCGTCAAATATCGCATTGGCAGTAAACCTAGCCTACCCAGATAAATACCAAGCGTTTCATCGCGCCTTACTTGAAAGCCGCAGTGTACGCACAGAAAATGATGCTTGGGCCGTTGTTGAGCGCGTAGGTTTGGATCGAGCTAAGGTAGAGAAAGAACTTTCTAACGGCGATATCGCCAAACACCTACAGGAAACCAAATACCTAGCCCAACAGCTTGGTATTACCGGCACGCCTGCTTTTGTTGTCGGTGGCCAAATACTCAAGGGCGCTTACCCTCAAGAAGACATTCAACGCGCAATTGATGCTGCTAAAGAAAGCTAA
- a CDS encoding LEA type 2 family protein, with amino-acid sequence MRFFCILFLLLTAGCASFSVNDLYKEPTFNYQTTQLQQLSFSELYAKTQLTITNHNAYSLPIQSVTAQLMVAGEPIIALDSPIPTLAPSSTTSVELNWSLAYSALSDAAQIYLSENELPLTLALTPTFEVPVLGARSVNWQREFLVPIAKAPKVRVTDWKVSNISLSALTLSFDLAIDNPNVFSFVTEDWQLALNTENKNIASFDLNDGSIAAESATQKQVELTLGLFDLGIAALNGLKQGSWPDSLELDVSGDWRSDDLDVPLPLITSNSLKALF; translated from the coding sequence ATGAGATTTTTTTGTATTCTGTTTTTGTTATTAACAGCTGGTTGTGCCAGTTTTTCGGTAAATGACCTCTATAAAGAGCCGACCTTTAATTATCAGACCACTCAGCTACAGCAGCTTTCGTTTTCTGAACTGTATGCCAAAACGCAATTAACCATTACCAACCACAATGCCTATAGTTTGCCAATTCAATCCGTTACGGCGCAGCTTATGGTTGCAGGTGAACCAATTATTGCACTGGACAGTCCAATACCAACCTTAGCTCCTTCTTCGACAACCAGTGTTGAATTGAATTGGTCATTGGCTTACAGCGCATTAAGTGATGCTGCTCAGATTTACCTATCAGAAAATGAATTGCCGCTAACACTTGCGTTGACTCCTACGTTTGAAGTGCCAGTCTTAGGTGCTCGTTCGGTTAATTGGCAGCGAGAGTTTTTGGTACCTATTGCTAAAGCGCCTAAAGTGCGAGTAACCGATTGGAAAGTCAGTAACATCAGTCTGTCAGCATTAACCTTATCTTTTGATTTGGCGATAGATAATCCGAATGTGTTTTCTTTTGTAACCGAAGATTGGCAATTGGCGCTGAATACAGAAAATAAAAATATTGCTTCTTTCGATCTCAATGATGGCAGTATCGCCGCTGAATCGGCCACGCAAAAGCAGGTCGAGTTAACCCTCGGCTTATTTGATTTAGGGATCGCGGCACTAAATGGACTCAAGCAGGGGAGCTGGCCTGATAGTCTTGAGTTAGATGTCTCCGGCGATTGGCGATCTGATGACTTGGATGTACCGCTGCCATTGATTACATCTAATAGCCTGAAGGCGCTGTTTTAA
- a CDS encoding ammonium transporter: MNEVFELQYALDTFYFLVCGALVMWMAAGFSMLEAGLVRSKNTTEILTKNIALFAIACFMYLVCGYAIMYGMAGEDGLHAAVPFLAGITGDGVSDGDSYAPSADFFFQVVFVATAMSIVSGAVAERMKLWAFLAFAVVMTGFIYPMEGRWTWGGNPVFGLYELTMVDFAGSGIVHLAGAAAALAGVILLGARKGKYGKNGEVNAIPGANLPMATLGTFILWMGWFGFNGGSVLQTSTVDTANAVAVVFLNTNAAAAGGAISAMILARILFKKADLTMILNGALAGLVVITAGPDTPTPLQATIWGALGGILVVFSILALDKFKIDDPVGAISVHGTCGILGLLLVPVTNGDATFVGQIVGAVTIFVWVFVASLIVWGIIKAVMGVRVSEEEEYEGVDLAECGMEAYPEFNKAS, encoded by the coding sequence ATGAACGAAGTATTTGAATTACAGTATGCGTTAGACACGTTTTACTTCTTAGTATGTGGCGCTTTAGTTATGTGGATGGCGGCTGGCTTCTCTATGTTAGAAGCAGGTCTTGTGCGTTCTAAAAACACCACTGAAATCCTAACTAAAAACATTGCACTGTTTGCAATCGCTTGTTTTATGTATTTGGTTTGCGGTTATGCAATCATGTATGGAATGGCTGGAGAAGACGGGCTGCATGCCGCGGTACCATTTTTAGCTGGCATTACTGGTGACGGTGTTTCAGACGGCGACAGTTACGCTCCGTCTGCTGATTTCTTCTTCCAGGTAGTATTCGTTGCGACTGCAATGTCTATCGTATCTGGTGCCGTTGCTGAGCGCATGAAGCTTTGGGCATTTTTAGCTTTTGCTGTTGTTATGACAGGTTTCATCTACCCAATGGAAGGTCGTTGGACTTGGGGCGGTAACCCAGTCTTCGGTCTATATGAGCTAACCATGGTTGACTTTGCAGGTTCTGGTATTGTTCACCTTGCTGGTGCTGCTGCAGCGCTTGCTGGTGTTATTTTACTTGGCGCTCGTAAAGGCAAGTACGGTAAAAACGGTGAAGTAAATGCTATTCCTGGTGCGAACTTACCGATGGCTACTTTAGGTACGTTCATCCTTTGGATGGGGTGGTTCGGCTTTAATGGTGGCTCTGTGCTTCAGACTTCTACTGTTGATACAGCTAATGCCGTTGCCGTTGTATTCCTAAATACTAACGCTGCTGCCGCTGGTGGTGCGATCTCTGCGATGATCCTAGCGCGCATTCTATTCAAGAAAGCTGACCTTACTATGATTTTGAATGGTGCTTTGGCTGGCCTAGTTGTTATTACTGCTGGCCCAGATACACCAACTCCTCTACAAGCAACTATTTGGGGTGCTTTAGGCGGTATCTTGGTTGTGTTCAGCATCCTAGCGCTTGATAAATTCAAGATCGATGACCCAGTGGGTGCGATCTCTGTGCACGGTACTTGCGGTATTTTAGGTCTTCTATTAGTTCCTGTAACTAATGGTGATGCGACCTTCGTTGGTCAAATCGTTGGTGCGGTTACTATCTTCGTATGGGTATTCGTTGCTTCTCTAATCGTTTGGGGCATCATCAAAGCGGTTATGGGTGTTCGAGTCTCTGAAGAAGAAGAGTACGAAGGTGTTGATTTGGCAGAATGTGGTATGGAAGCATACCCTGAGTTCAACAAGGCTTCTTAA
- a CDS encoding cystathionine gamma-synthase family protein, which produces MTDKKGFTSCIVHHDRRQKFSNGPVHAPIYNSVLYNHDKTQDLIDIFQGTKAGYSYSRQATPTSDSLQNLVNEAEQGIGSLVFATGMAAISSVFLTLLKAGDHLIASQYLFGNTHSLLLTLQELGIEVSLVDTCDLESVMAAKQANTRMVFTETIANPGTQIADLSAIGDWCAELGLVYFVDNTMTSPYLFRPKAVKAALVMNSLSKFFCGHGSVLGGSITDTGQFNWQDYPNIFDAYRKGDSSKWALMQIKKKYLRDMGGSLSADAAYQIAVGAETMALRMDRSNASALALAQMLDAHPKVKKVYYPGLATHPQHDLATKLFKKYGSLLSFDLIDGADCAAFLDSIDMVLNATHLGDNRTLALPMASTIFFEMGPKNRASIGIGDTMIRCSVGIEETDDLLSEFSAALEQL; this is translated from the coding sequence ATGACTGATAAAAAAGGATTTACGAGCTGTATTGTGCATCATGACCGTCGGCAAAAATTTTCCAACGGCCCAGTACATGCGCCAATTTATAATAGCGTGCTTTACAACCATGATAAGACTCAAGATCTGATTGATATCTTTCAAGGAACTAAGGCGGGCTATAGCTATTCTAGGCAGGCGACACCGACCTCCGATTCACTACAAAATTTAGTCAATGAAGCAGAGCAAGGCATTGGCTCATTAGTTTTTGCAACCGGCATGGCGGCCATTAGCTCGGTATTTTTAACCTTATTAAAAGCGGGTGATCACCTGATTGCCAGCCAATATTTGTTTGGTAATACCCATAGTTTATTGTTGACCTTGCAAGAGCTCGGTATCGAAGTCTCTTTAGTCGATACTTGTGATCTCGAATCGGTAATGGCAGCGAAGCAAGCCAATACTCGTATGGTGTTTACCGAAACCATTGCTAATCCGGGTACTCAAATTGCGGATTTATCCGCTATCGGTGACTGGTGTGCTGAGCTTGGCTTGGTTTATTTTGTTGATAACACGATGACGTCGCCTTATCTGTTTCGTCCCAAAGCCGTGAAGGCGGCATTGGTCATGAATAGCCTGTCGAAATTCTTTTGTGGTCACGGTTCTGTTTTAGGTGGTTCAATTACCGATACTGGTCAATTTAACTGGCAAGATTATCCGAATATTTTTGATGCCTACCGCAAAGGTGATTCCAGTAAATGGGCGCTCATGCAAATTAAGAAAAAATATTTGCGTGATATGGGCGGAAGCTTAAGTGCAGATGCTGCTTATCAAATCGCAGTAGGTGCAGAAACCATGGCTTTGCGCATGGACCGTTCTAACGCCTCTGCCTTAGCACTAGCCCAGATGTTAGATGCGCATCCGAAAGTTAAAAAAGTTTATTACCCAGGTCTAGCAACGCATCCTCAACATGACCTAGCGACTAAGCTATTTAAAAAATACGGTTCGTTACTGAGTTTTGATCTGATTGATGGCGCAGACTGCGCGGCCTTTTTAGACAGTATCGATATGGTATTAAACGCAACCCATTTGGGTGATAACCGAACCTTGGCGCTGCCTATGGCGAGTACGATATTTTTCGAGATGGGGCCGAAGAATCGGGCCAGTATCGGTATTGGTGATACTATGATTCGATGCTCGGTTGGCATTGAAGAGACCGATGATTTGTTATCGGAATTTTCAGCGGCATTAGAGCAATTATAA